One genomic window of Medicago truncatula cultivar Jemalong A17 chromosome 1, MtrunA17r5.0-ANR, whole genome shotgun sequence includes the following:
- the LOC25485417 gene encoding UDP-D-apiose/UDP-D-xylose synthase 2 codes for MSSSSSTRLDLDGNSIKPITICIIGAGGFIGSHLCEKLMLQTPHKVIALDVYKNKLKHLLEPETLPWNNRFEFHRLNVKNDSRLEGLIKTADLVINLAAICTPADYNTRPLDTIYSNFIDAIPVVKYCSENNKRLVHFSTCEVYGKTIGSFLPKDSPLRQDPAYYMLKEDESPCIFGPIEKQRWSYACAKQLIERLIYGEGDENGLEFTIVRPFNWIGPRMDFIPSVDGPSEGVPRVLACFSNNLLRGEPLKLVDGGESQRTYLYIKDAIEAVLLMIENPARANGKIFNVGNPNNEVTVRELAEMMIKVYSKVSGDQPLETPTVDVSSKEFYGEGYDDSDKRIPDMTIINKQLGWNPKTSLEDLLESTLTYQHKDIC; via the coding sequence atgtcttcttcttcttcaacaagACTTGATCTAGACGGCAACTCAATCAAGCCGATAACAATCTGTATTATTGGCGCCGGAGGTTTCATTGGTTCTCACCTCTGTGAGAAGCTCATGTTACAAACACCTCACAAAGTTATAGCTCTGGACGTTTACAAGAACAAACTAAAACACCTTCTGGAACCCGAAACCCTTCCTTGGAACAATCGCTTTGAGTTTCATCGTTTGAATGTAAAAAACGATTCCAGACTCGAAGGTCTCATCAAAACCGCAGATTTGGTCATCAACCTTGCTGCAATCTGCACTCCTGCTGATTACAACACTCGTCCTCTTGACACGATTTACAGTAACTTCATTGATGCGATTCCAGTGGTGAAATATTGTTCAGAAAACAACAAGAGGCTAGTTCACTTCTCTACTTGTGAAGTGTATGGGAAAACTATTGGTAGTTTTCTCCCTAAAGATAGTCCTCTTCGTCAAGATCCTGCTTACTATATGCTCAAAGAAGATGAATCTCCGTGCATTTTTGGTCCGATCGAAAAGCAAAGATGGTCATATGCATGTGCTAAGCAATTGATTGAGAGGTTGATTTATGGAGAAGGTGATGAAAATGGGTTGGAATTTACAATTGTGAGACCTTTTAATTGGATTGGACCGAGAATGGATTTCATTCCTAGTGTTGATGGTCCAAGTGAGGGAGTTCCTAGGGTTCTTGCTTGCTTCAGCAACAATCTTCTTCGAGGAGAGCCGTTGAAGCTTGTGGATGGTGGTGAGTCTCAGAGGACTTATCTTTATATCAAAGATGCTATTGAAGcagtgttgttgatgattgaaaACCCTGCTAGAGCTAATGGGAAGATATTTAATGTGGGTAACCCGAACAATGAGGTTACGGTTCGGGAGCTGGCTGAAATGATGATCAAGGTTTATTCAAAGGTAAGTGGTGATCAACCTCTTGAAACACCTACAGTTGATGTGAGCTCGAAAGAATTTTACGGTGAGGGATATGATGATAGTGACAAGAGAATTCCTGACATGACCATCATCAACAAGCAGCTTGGATGGAATCCAAAGACTTCACTTGAAGACCTGCTTGAATCCACACTTACCTATCAGCACAAAGACATATGCTGA